A single window of Desulfovibrio sp. G11 DNA harbors:
- a CDS encoding ATP synthase F0 subunit B, whose product MLDLNITMAFQLVNFLIAIYVLNILLIRPIRDIIKKRNGIMDGMAEEAESFEYQAAERLTAYEAELTRARQDAGLTREEGRAAGLEQQQTLVGEAQKNARDIIAETRESLREQAAKTLDDLRNQVSDFSSRLAAKLIKG is encoded by the coding sequence ATGCTGGACCTTAACATCACAATGGCCTTTCAGCTGGTAAACTTTCTGATCGCCATCTATGTGCTCAACATCCTCCTTATCCGACCCATCCGCGATATCATCAAAAAGCGCAACGGCATCATGGACGGCATGGCCGAAGAGGCCGAGTCCTTTGAGTATCAGGCGGCTGAACGCCTGACCGCCTACGAGGCTGAACTGACCCGCGCCCGCCAGGACGCCGGCCTTACCCGCGAGGAAGGCCGTGCAGCAGGCCTGGAGCAGCAGCAGACCCTTGTGGGTGAAGCCCAGAAAAACGCCCGCGACATTATTGCCGAAACCCGCGAATCACTGCGGGAACAGGCCGCCAAAACCCTTGACGATCTGCGCAATCAGGTGAGCGATTTTTCTTCCCGCCTGGCCGCCAAGCTCATCAAGGGCTAG
- a CDS encoding glycosyltransferase, producing MHSLFPDASAPGQPLVTVLLPAYNAAHTLEAALHSLFTQRPAESAPLPPFEILVVDDGSTDGTPALLRRLGLSPLAQGRLRVLHVAHEGIAAALNAGLASARGSLIARMDADDMARPERLALQTAHLWNNPELDLSASLVGFGGDRRLAHGFACFVDWQNSLRSHAEISRGRFRDTPVCHPSVMFRRSAVEKWGTYADGNFAEDWELWLRWLHNGACMEKLPQELLTWNDAPTRATRADRRYAATACDRLRALWLARHLEQHNPFHPYVWVVGGGRVARRRLAPLWDLGVRPMAYIDIDPKKIGNVVGGIPVRGRDALPGPDACCVLNALTAHGAAEEAAGWLAAQGFRREQWILV from the coding sequence GTGCATAGCCTCTTTCCGGATGCCTCCGCCCCCGGGCAGCCGCTGGTTACGGTGCTGTTGCCCGCCTACAACGCCGCCCACACCCTTGAAGCCGCCCTGCACAGCCTTTTTACGCAGCGCCCGGCGGAGAGCGCTCCCCTGCCACCCTTTGAAATACTCGTTGTTGACGACGGCTCCACCGATGGCACTCCTGCCCTGCTGCGGCGCCTGGGTCTCTCGCCCCTTGCCCAGGGGCGGTTGCGGGTTCTGCATGTGGCACATGAGGGCATTGCGGCGGCCCTCAACGCCGGACTTGCCTCGGCGCGCGGCAGCCTGATCGCCCGCATGGATGCCGACGATATGGCCCGGCCCGAGCGCCTGGCCCTGCAGACGGCCCATCTGTGGAACAATCCGGAGCTTGATCTTTCTGCCAGCCTGGTGGGCTTTGGCGGCGACCGCCGCCTTGCGCACGGGTTTGCCTGTTTTGTGGACTGGCAGAACAGTCTGCGTTCCCACGCAGAAATCAGCCGGGGGCGCTTCAGGGACACGCCGGTCTGCCACCCTTCTGTCATGTTCCGCCGCAGCGCGGTAGAAAAATGGGGAACCTACGCAGACGGAAATTTTGCGGAAGACTGGGAACTGTGGCTACGCTGGCTGCACAACGGCGCGTGCATGGAAAAACTGCCGCAGGAACTGCTCACCTGGAATGACGCGCCCACCCGCGCCACCAGAGCTGACCGCCGCTATGCGGCCACAGCCTGTGACAGGCTGCGCGCACTCTGGCTGGCTCGCCACCTTGAACAGCACAACCCTTTTCATCCTTACGTATGGGTCGTGGGCGGCGGCCGCGTGGCCCGCAGACGGCTCGCACCCCTGTGGGACCTGGGCGTGCGCCCGATGGCATACATTGATATTGATCCGAAAAAAATCGGCAACGTGGTAGGCGGCATTCCCGTACGCGGGCGCGATGCCCTGCCCGGTCCCGATGCCTGCTGCGTGCTCAACGCGCTTACGGCACATGGCGCGGCGGAAGAGGCCGCTGGCTGGCTGGCGGCACAAGGGTTCCGACGGGAGCAGTGGATACTTGTCTGA
- the aroL gene encoding shikimate kinase AroL: MPLIFLVGPRACGKTTVGRTLARRLGLPFVDTDHFLHHQTGRTVAQIVAAEGWPGFRRLESEALRATAGLHQTSGAVIATGGGMVLDAQNRAFMREQGCVFYLSASAEALVARLSGNPLAAQRPSLTGTDIREEVAQVLQERLPLYEQTAHHRLDAALSPGRICAQALTLLCGPDDPAAPTVPESGKDIPQAPAPDGGATSA, from the coding sequence ATGCCGCTCATCTTTCTCGTAGGCCCCAGAGCCTGCGGCAAAACCACCGTAGGGCGCACCCTGGCCCGGCGGCTTGGCCTGCCCTTTGTGGATACGGACCATTTTCTCCATCACCAGACGGGGCGCACCGTGGCCCAGATAGTCGCAGCCGAGGGCTGGCCCGGCTTCCGCCGCCTCGAAAGCGAGGCCCTGCGCGCCACAGCCGGGCTACATCAGACTTCCGGGGCCGTTATCGCCACCGGCGGCGGTATGGTCCTGGACGCACAAAACCGCGCCTTCATGCGTGAGCAGGGGTGCGTGTTCTATCTGTCGGCTTCTGCGGAAGCACTGGTCGCCCGTCTGTCGGGCAACCCTCTTGCTGCTCAAAGGCCCTCGCTCACCGGAACCGACATCAGGGAAGAAGTTGCCCAGGTCCTGCAGGAGCGGCTCCCCCTCTATGAACAGACCGCCCACCACCGGCTTGATGCGGCGCTTTCGCCCGGGCGCATCTGCGCACAGGCCCTGACCCTGCTGTGCGGGCCGGACGATCCAGCCGCACCGACTGTGCCGGAAAGCGGCAAGGACATCCCACAAGCCCCCGCTCCGGACGGAGGTGCCACGAGTGCATAG